The Nasonia vitripennis strain AsymCx chromosome 1 unlocalized genomic scaffold, Nvit_psr_1.1 chr1_random0012, whole genome shotgun sequence DNA window TAAGGTTTCTAAGCCCACTGGTCGCGTTTATATATTGAACTCTTTCAAACCCGTTTTCGTAAGGACCATAGTACCCAGACTGGCTTGATCAAGCTTACTGAGGATTGATCGAAGAAGGCCACCCTCCTCCTTCTGTTTGATTTCTCTAAAGCATTTAATATGGTGTATCATGCTCGACTCCTCAAGAAGCTCTTATCTATTGGTCTTGCTAAACCAGTAATCAGATGGTTACCGTCCTACCTCTTGGGAGGAGAGCAGGTTGTCTTCGACGACAAGAGTTCGTTGTCTCGTTTTCGTCCTCTTAACAGAGGAGTGCCATAGAGATCTGTCCTTAGCTCACTACTGTTATTTCTCTACGTAAACGACATCAACCAGTGTTTCGACCTTGATATGCTGCATATCATCTACGCAGATCTCTTGAGGTGTTATATGTACTTTTCATGAGGATGAGCAAAATTTCTGAACGTATAAATAGCTGGGCCACATTTAACAGACTAAAGCTTAATgtttctaaaactaaagccatTGTGATTGACTCATTCTACATCAATAAATTTTCCACTTTGGTCAATAGCTTCATGGGTGGTCTAAGGGTTGATTATGAGTCTTTAGCACGCAGCCTGGGGGTTATCCTGGACTTGAAACTTAGTTGGAAGGAGCATGTGTCATATTGGTTTAAACGTGCTCATTCGCTTATATATCTTATTAGGATGCTTATTTTCCCCATTATTGACTattgctctctcgcttttctGGATATCTCGCAAGAGCTTGACACGTAACGACAGAGGCTGGTCAATAAGTTGATTCTATATTTGTTGATTCTACATTCACCCACACTCACACTCACATACACTTAACTGCACGTACACCCTCACCCATCTACACACACGTTAACACATACACTAGCACACATACACGGAAAACACATTAAACTCTTATTTACCTACTGGGCTTACATTACATCtcttatacttattatttttaaattatataacatAATGTACGCACAATAAAACTGTTATCTAAtctacacggaaaaaaattttgaaatgctACAACTCCTAAATCCTCGGAGATAAAACAATAACGTGAactgtatttttatattacgAGAAGATGCATTGCAGAACGTCCGAGTATGTTGGTATTGAATGAACTCGGTGTTGGAAATCCCTGGGTTGTTGACGTTCGAGTATTTCGGAAGTTCGCGTGTAAACACGCGCACCTCGGTTTTGGAAATCAGGGATTTCCAACGCCGAGTTCATTGAATACCAACATACTCGAACGTTCTGCACGTCACATTAGAATTGAAAGAAGTCAAATTTTTGGTTTCTACAAATACCAAGATTTCTTTGAATCAAGAATTCGCAACCCTAGAGGTGTGGCAGTTCAAAATTTCTTTCCGTGTAAATCTAATCCCTccctttccctctctctcttccactttcactctccctttctctttcTTGCTCTCTCAGGTCAATAATTCAAGGACATagcattaaaaattactagtTTGTGATCAATCAAATATTACTTACTACTTATGTTTAAAGAACTGTCCGTTGATTCTTCACGTGCATGATTTGACTTTTTACTATTATGCAGTTTTCTCCTTTGTTCTGAATATGCTGTTACTGTGATACTAGTCTCCGAATCGTTACTTGAATTGAATACTTTTTGTTTCCTATTCTTCtgttggaccaaatctgaagtaGAAGAATCATTATGGGAATCGTTGCTACAGTTAAATACTAATCGTTTTTTtgactttgatttttttggtGGGACTACTTCTGGTGAAGAGCCCTCATTTTCAAAATCGCTCCCAGTGTTTGATAGCTTACGCTTccttgtctttttttttaaatttgcatcCTCTTGTGTAGAATTTAATTCTTCTTGTGATGAGTTTTCCGTAAAGGATTCGGTCATGTTTATTCTCTTATTGTTTTCTGgagtttctaaataaaaattataatgaaatatatGAGTGAATtgacaataaattatataaaataagttTATAGCACTGTGTAGCATAAATCCGCATCTATGTCACGCTTACCCGTGACATAAATAGTCCATTATGTGCTCGGTGGATTTAGGTTCatcagtgctataaaataacGCGCGATATACGTGCCATAAGTCGTATACCATATGTCATATGCTacttgtatcgtaatatactaattTTAAATCGTCATTTGTAaaaagactagcacagtttaAATGTTTTACTAGGCCCAACTCAACACATAATTAGCACAAATTTCTAATaacgcatttttttcaaaatatcacGACAatgtaagattttttttaaatacgtaTGAAACAAAGGACAATTATAGCaaatattatgataaaaaccctactataaaaataatacaattttgtAGAACGAACATTACCATTTTCAACATTATGTTTAGACTCTTGTCGCTTATCAGTTTCCTTTACTTCTTTATccttaatatttttcttccaGAAGCTTTTTCTAGGTGCTTGGATACTGTTACTATATCTGCTACAGTATCCTGCTGATATACGTTTTCATGAACGGCATTACGGTGACCCATAAATTTTGATATCCAAACAACTTCACCGCCGGTAGCACCGTCATTATATGATTCGGTAGCTAAGTGTTTCCTCGTTATTGTTCCGCGAAGTAAATGAGGTTTATCTGCCCCACATTGTGTCGAAAATTTACGTATTGTATCACAAGTTCTGATATGCATATGTTTATGCACATTCTTGTTAGGAATTCCAAACACGTAAGGATTGCTGTACCTTACCTTAGCTAAAcctctaaatttaataataacattaaAACATTCTCTTAAGTGCTTGTCTAACAGAATTGGAACCGAATTATACAATTTTCCGACGACCTCAAATCTACCGTATTGGGTTGCATGTTTTCTATCTGAGACATTCATATTTTTCCAATTAGGATGAGACTTATTTataacagttatttttttaaaatcatttatttcaaTTCATTCCGTTTCCCCGGCTCTTTTCTGTTAAAATGCATCACTCCCACCAATGTTGCATCTGCAAGATCACGccaaatattataatattttttgcacCAAGCATCTGCGTCAATATCTTCAACGTCCTCGTTTATTCTGTTTAAAGTCTTTAATGCATTCAAatgtttattttctaaaaatgtatctaatttattaatatcttCTGTACTTACAAGCTCAACTTGCTTATTCTGTTTGTTTTTCAAGTAAGTTGTAGTtgctattttattaatatcttCTCCAAATCGATCTTCGCACAATTTGGCATAACCCTCAACTTCCTTCTGAACTGCTTTTCTGCCTGGATCTTTACTCATCAAGATATCGCAATGATTAACTTTAGctgcttttttaattaacattgTTAAAGATGTTGCTGTTCCAGGGTGCGCAAAGCCACTTCTTGAAAACCCAGCCACCTTTTTAATTGCTAAACACGTGTCTTTGTAATAGTGTGGTCTCATAACCaattcaaaatctgatatttCTGAATTAATCTTTCTgatttctattaaaaaattagcATATGCTCTTAAATATCCGCAGATCATATAGTTTTGTCTAGCTTCAagatattttttgcaaaacgATTCACCACATtctagaattaaaaaatcactttTAATGATTTCGAAATATTGTTCATTTTGAATTGTTGGTAGTATTTCTACTCTCATTCTTTCCGACAATCCTTTATCACAGTGCAAAAATTTTTGTCGGCCACGTAGAAGTAGTTCTCTGGTTTTGTTTGGAAGATTCTCTGTGTCTACTTTACAGTTGTGGTTTTTTATACTTAAATTTGTATAAGTACCATTACAATCAGGACAGACTTCCAGAGCTCTGCTCTTCATTTCTTTCTGTGGTTCAGGTCGTCAAGCACACAAGAATTTTCCCTTGTGATATTCGAAGTTTGAATTATGAATCACTATTCCTTTATTTCTGATAAGGGCAATGGCATTGCTTCTTGCAGCtgacttttttgtaaaaactaCGAATGATTTAACTTCTGCTTGGTCCTTGTGCTTTTGTTCTAAATGACGGCCCaatttactaaatttatccTTACAATAAGGacagaaatatttttttccatagcctttattatttgtattttgtttcatatcataCACCTCagatattttcttcttctatcgTTACGTTTTGCGCTGTTATCAATTGTTTAGATTTatctgaaaattaaaaaatcatctataataatctaaaatgaaaTAGCTTCACTAACTAAATGATTCTACAATTTAACaaattctataaaataattactgtacatataactaaaataattatttagaaCACTTAGTTTACGTTTAAAATGGTCTTTACCGTACccctaaataaattatcgtatttattcCCAGTTGCCAGTAAATAAAACACCGCATAGACTAACTTCTATAAATTGCAACGcagagattttttaaaaatagaaacgAGCCATCGCTTTGAAGCTTCTAGAAGTGAGGTTAGGCgacgtttttttctttatagtcGGAGATTAAATACAATACATTACGTGAAAgacaatgaaaaatataaattaatgcgaataaaaattaacttaaaaagagacaagaaaaatttataaaaatcaatattgtaaaattaatactCACTTTTTTGTACTCGTGAAGCCTTCTTATTCTTTGGATTAGAATCTTTAGTATTTTTcgataaaacatttaaaactTCAGATTCCGTATTAGAATAATCTATAAGACGACCatctaatttattttctttatttttatcagaTCTATTAGAGGTTGGAGATTCGTTCTCTACAATCTCGGTTTCCAGAGGAGAATCTGCTAACATATCAGTGTCCGGTTTTTtagtactttttttttgttctcgtgGAACCTTCCTATTATTTGGATTAGAATCTTTAGTATCTTTTGATAAAACATTTAAATCTTCAGATTCTGTATTAGAATAATCTATAAGACGACCatctaatttattttctttatttttatcagaTCTATTAGAAGCTGGAGAATCGTTTTCTACAATCTCGGTTTCCAGATGAGAATATGCTGATTGAGGTATATTAGTTAATTCTAATAAAGGTGTTGCAGGAACATTAGTATTTGATCCAGAATTTTTACAAGAATTTTTATCGAAGCTAGAATCTTTCTTAGAGTTTGTcgactgctttttcttcgatttattctttt harbors:
- the LOC103317193 gene encoding uncharacterized protein LOC103317193 isoform X1 — translated: MKSRALEVCPDCNGTYTNLSIKNHNCKVDTENLPNKTRELLLRGRQKFLHCDKGLSERMRVEILPTIQNEQYFEIIKSDFLILECGESFCKKYLEARQNYMICGYLRAYANFLIEIRKINSEISDFELVMRPHYYKDTCLAIKKVAGFSRSGFAHPGTATSLTMLIKKAAKVNHCDILMSKDPGRKAVQKEVEGYAKLCEDRFGEDINKIATTTYLKNKQNKQVELVSTEDINKLDTFLENKHLNALKTLNRINEDVEDIDADAWCKKYYNIWRDLADATLVGVMHFNRKEPGKRNELK
- the LOC103317193 gene encoding uncharacterized protein LOC103317193 isoform X2; its protein translation is MSPFRSDCFTIVLPKDTDQSNRNRREIHLVKITKKNKSKKKQSTNSKKDSSFDKNSCKNSGSNTNVPATPLLELTNIPQSAYSHLETEIVENDSPASNRSDKNKENKLDGRLIDYSNTESEDLNVLSKDTKDSNPNNRKVPREQKKSTKKPDTDMLADSPLETEIVENESPTSNRSDKNKENKLDGRLIDYSNTESEVLNVLSKNTKDSNPKNKKASRVQKNKSKQLITAQNVTIEEENI